A section of the Ignavibacteriales bacterium genome encodes:
- a CDS encoding Na+:solute symporter: protein MQLLDWAILLFYFILTLGIGLYFIKKAGGNIEDFFLSGRKLPWWLAGLSMVATTFAADTPLAVAGLVGKNGIAGNWLWWTFLIGGMLTVFFFARLWRRADILTDVEFIELRYSGKPAALLRGFKSIYLGLFMNVLIIGWVNLAMAKILMGMFPEYVTESNVLFFIGGCMLITAIYSALSGLWGVVVTDAVQFSIAMLGCIILAIIVVNQPEVGGVSGLQEKLPEWAFQFLPSISADTSAGDAAGIFSMTIASFLAFIGIQWWASWYPGAEPGGGGYIAQRMMSAKDEKNSLLATLFFQIAHYAIRPWPWIIVGLSAIILYPDLPADGKEIGFVYAMNDFLPTGLRGLLLAAFFGAYMSTISTQLNWGTSYFVNDFFKRFITKDKPPKYYVGVSRILTIVVMVLSILVTTQMKNISGVWEFVLSCGAGIGLVLILRWFWWRVNAWAEIAATVIPFAVYGYLELSGTAVEFPNNLFIIVPITTIAWMIIMFITKPTEENKLHAFYKKVHPGGIGWKKFALQYPDIKPDRGYGFLFIDWICGVVLVYMFLFGTGKIIFGDYITGILFLIIALISAGIIYWDLNRRGWEKLN, encoded by the coding sequence ATGCAGCTACTCGATTGGGCTATTCTACTCTTCTATTTTATCCTTACCCTCGGAATCGGTCTTTATTTTATTAAAAAAGCAGGCGGAAACATTGAAGATTTCTTCCTTTCCGGGAGAAAACTTCCCTGGTGGCTCGCCGGGCTTTCAATGGTTGCTACAACATTTGCGGCTGATACTCCACTTGCAGTTGCCGGACTTGTTGGAAAGAACGGTATTGCAGGTAATTGGCTCTGGTGGACATTTTTGATCGGAGGTATGCTAACGGTATTCTTCTTTGCGAGGCTATGGAGAAGAGCTGATATCCTAACTGATGTCGAATTTATCGAGTTGCGTTATTCGGGAAAGCCTGCCGCCTTATTGCGAGGATTTAAAAGTATATACCTTGGGTTGTTTATGAATGTCCTAATCATAGGCTGGGTAAACCTAGCAATGGCAAAGATCCTTATGGGCATGTTCCCGGAATATGTAACGGAATCGAACGTGTTGTTTTTTATCGGGGGGTGCATGCTGATTACAGCGATATATTCCGCCTTATCCGGTTTATGGGGTGTAGTTGTAACTGACGCAGTACAATTTTCAATAGCAATGTTAGGATGTATCATCCTTGCAATAATCGTAGTTAACCAGCCTGAAGTAGGAGGCGTCTCCGGCTTACAGGAAAAATTACCGGAATGGGCATTTCAATTCTTACCGTCAATATCAGCGGACACATCTGCGGGAGATGCAGCCGGAATATTTTCAATGACAATAGCATCATTTCTTGCTTTCATCGGAATACAATGGTGGGCATCATGGTACCCGGGAGCCGAACCCGGTGGCGGCGGTTATATTGCACAAAGAATGATGAGTGCAAAAGATGAAAAGAACTCGCTCCTGGCAACGCTCTTTTTTCAGATTGCCCACTACGCAATAAGACCATGGCCATGGATAATCGTGGGATTGTCGGCTATAATACTTTACCCCGATCTCCCCGCTGACGGCAAGGAAATAGGTTTTGTTTACGCAATGAATGACTTCCTTCCGACCGGGTTGAGAGGATTACTACTGGCGGCTTTCTTTGGTGCATACATGTCGACTATATCTACACAGCTTAACTGGGGTACGTCATATTTTGTAAATGATTTCTTTAAGAGATTTATAACTAAAGACAAACCTCCCAAATATTATGTGGGTGTATCCCGTATATTGACTATAGTCGTAATGGTATTGTCTATACTGGTTACCACGCAAATGAAAAATATTTCGGGCGTTTGGGAATTTGTATTGTCATGCGGAGCAGGAATAGGACTTGTATTGATCCTGCGATGGTTCTGGTGGCGTGTAAACGCTTGGGCTGAAATAGCCGCTACTGTAATTCCTTTTGCTGTTTATGGTTACCTGGAACTTAGCGGTACGGCTGTGGAATTCCCAAATAATCTTTTCATCATTGTACCTATAACTACTATCGCATGGATGATAATAATGTTTATAACAAAACCTACCGAGGAGAATAAACTTCACGCTTTTTACAAAAAAGTTCATCCCGGAGGTATTGGCTGGAAAAAATTTGCATTACAATATCCTGATATAAAGCCGGATAGAGGCTATGGTTTTCTTTTTATTGACTGGATTTGCGGAGTAGTACTTGTTTATATGTTTTTGTTTGGTACCGGCAAAATAATCTTTGGCGATTATATAACCGGCATCCTGTTTCTGATAATTGCGCTGATATCAGCCGGGATAATCTATTGGGATCTGAACAGGCGCGGATGGGAAAAGCTAAATTAA
- a CDS encoding T9SS type A sorting domain-containing protein, which yields MLFFAILLINLLGLRNGIINVTKKTSEFGCECHGFIPSSQTHVKIDGPSMMAPGDTALFRLVITSDTVFSAGGTDIATYYGNLFVSDLDTGLRRARDTIISPDYELTHTWPKPIMGDSVEFIFTYIAPMMDGVYDTIYANGNAVDLDNDPFGDKWNYASNKVVYVSTTSVGNNNGIANSFKLDQNYPNPFNPSTNISFSILKASNLSLTVYDLSGKEVASLINNEYYSGGDYTVKFETSKYNLSSGVYFYKLSAGDVSEVKKMMLIK from the coding sequence ATGCTGTTTTTTGCAATACTGTTGATTAATTTGCTGGGATTGAGAAATGGTATAATTAACGTGACCAAGAAAACATCGGAATTTGGATGCGAATGCCATGGATTTATTCCTTCATCACAGACACATGTAAAGATCGACGGACCATCGATGATGGCTCCGGGAGATACTGCTTTATTCAGGCTTGTAATAACAAGCGATACGGTATTTAGCGCAGGTGGGACTGACATAGCTACATATTATGGTAATCTATTCGTGAGTGACCTTGACACCGGATTGAGAAGAGCAAGGGATACTATTATTTCACCTGATTATGAGCTGACTCATACATGGCCAAAACCTATAATGGGTGATTCGGTCGAATTTATTTTTACCTACATAGCACCTATGATGGACGGTGTGTATGATACTATATACGCAAATGGAAATGCAGTCGATCTGGATAATGATCCTTTTGGAGATAAGTGGAATTATGCAAGTAACAAGGTAGTATATGTATCTACTACATCGGTTGGAAATAATAATGGTATTGCAAACAGTTTCAAACTGGACCAAAACTATCCAAACCCGTTTAATCCTTCGACAAATATAAGTTTCTCTATTTTGAAGGCATCGAACCTTTCTCTAACGGTATATGATCTGAGCGGTAAGGAAGTAGCGTCTCTAATAAATAACGAGTATTACTCCGGTGGAGACTATACCGTTAAATTTGAAACATCGAAATACAATCTATCGAGCGGAGTTTATTTTTATAAACTCTCGGCAGGTGATGTAAGTGAAGTGAAGAAGATGATGCTCATTAAGTAA
- a CDS encoding PASTA domain-containing protein yields MPLYVKQSNTVEVPNVVGMNFRDAKTLIEEAGLEVKQGENRYDESKPIGMILDQNPPSGQMVKAGRRIYLYPCGGEQLIEVPKLTGRTLRDARFTLEQRGLEIGDVVRKFSNEYQDEVIISQIIQPGSKVKRNSKIAMIVSNGPEIGSLRVPDLIGKTLDEARKLIIDSKLKVGKITYQASSDVTPGKVLDQYPKKDKSANETTVVDLFISKKRVVELDEEIPEIDVEDGNTDQENIKPTPQNPGNDNDQQQDQNDTKEKKDTKKDTKKDSKKDKKKVVPKPIEGNNDTKNGN; encoded by the coding sequence ATGCCCCTATATGTCAAGCAATCGAATACTGTCGAAGTTCCAAACGTGGTGGGAATGAACTTCCGTGACGCCAAAACTCTGATAGAGGAAGCCGGACTTGAGGTAAAGCAGGGTGAGAACAGGTATGATGAATCGAAACCTATTGGTATGATACTCGATCAAAATCCTCCATCCGGGCAAATGGTAAAAGCCGGAAGAAGGATATATCTCTATCCGTGCGGCGGAGAGCAATTGATAGAAGTACCAAAGCTCACGGGAAGGACTTTAAGGGACGCAAGATTTACTTTAGAACAAAGGGGACTTGAAATTGGGGACGTTGTTAGAAAATTTTCCAATGAGTACCAGGATGAAGTAATCATATCACAAATAATACAGCCGGGTAGTAAGGTAAAAAGGAATTCAAAGATCGCGATGATAGTAAGTAACGGACCTGAGATAGGCTCCTTGCGGGTTCCGGATTTAATTGGAAAGACACTGGATGAAGCCAGGAAGCTTATTATAGATTCAAAACTAAAGGTAGGTAAGATAACGTACCAGGCGAGCTCAGATGTAACACCAGGAAAGGTGCTCGACCAGTATCCTAAGAAAGATAAGTCAGCTAATGAAACAACTGTAGTGGACCTGTTTATTTCTAAGAAGCGGGTTGTTGAGCTGGATGAGGAAATCCCGGAAATAGATGTAGAAGATGGTAACACCGATCAGGAAAATATAAAACCGACACCACAAAATCCCGGAAATGACAACGATCAGCAACAGGATCAAAACGATACGAAAGAAAAGAAGGACACCAAAAAAGATACAAAGAAAGATTCTAAAAAGGACAAAAAGAAAGTCGTTCCTAAGCCCATTGAGGGAAATAACGATACAAAAAACGGTAATTAG
- the rpe gene encoding ribulose-phosphate 3-epimerase, with the protein MKKICPSILAADFTKLGEEIRDIEEAGADIIHCDIMDGHFVPNISYGPEIVSQVNEITSMPLDVHLMINDPQLYIEEFYKAGADYISVHYENNYHVNRLVNQIKELGAKAGVVLNPATPVEVLEDILEYADFILLMSVNPGFGGQKFIPNVIDKVRKLKQMISERNLNCMIEIDGGVGLNNIGEISKAGVDMFVCGSSIFREPDRKQVIARMRELIS; encoded by the coding sequence ATGAAGAAAATCTGTCCTTCCATATTAGCCGCTGATTTCACCAAGCTTGGCGAAGAAATAAGGGATATTGAAGAAGCCGGAGCAGATATTATCCATTGTGATATCATGGACGGTCACTTTGTTCCTAATATCAGCTACGGTCCGGAAATAGTTTCCCAGGTAAACGAGATCACTTCAATGCCGCTCGATGTTCACTTAATGATAAATGATCCGCAACTATATATAGAAGAATTTTATAAAGCGGGTGCTGATTATATTTCGGTGCATTATGAGAATAATTACCATGTCAACAGGCTTGTTAACCAAATTAAGGAACTGGGCGCAAAAGCAGGCGTTGTCTTAAATCCGGCAACACCGGTGGAAGTGCTTGAAGATATACTTGAATACGCTGATTTCATTCTTTTAATGAGTGTGAATCCGGGATTCGGAGGGCAGAAATTTATTCCCAATGTAATAGATAAAGTGAGAAAGCTGAAGCAAATGATAAGTGAAAGAAATTTAAATTGTATGATTGAGATAGACGGCGGGGTAGGATTGAACAATATAGGTGAGATTTCTAAAGCAGGAGTAGATATGTTCGTATGCGGATCATCTATATTCAGGGAGCCTGATAGGAAACAAGTGATTGCCAGGATGCGTGAATTAATTTCCTAA
- a CDS encoding NAD(P)H-hydrate dehydratase → MKNVFFNRDVLSVEKKIMDSLGIPSILLMENAGANSAKYIQSKFKDKLAEPVIILTGKGNNAGDGFVIARHLAIAGVKSLVLLVYPAEDLKGDAKINHDVIVKTGNDLIAIEGYSDNIDFNGRVIIDAIFGIGFRGEPDAKMKSIINKLNRLEEKTIISVDVPSGLEKYDQQTECIKADCTISMGVKKFHSMFYEGKNYSGEIEVANIGVPESEFNKYNEAHIYEIEKSDIKKMIPHRKSDSYKYSNGKLFVLAGAKGYTGAGCLSAEAGLRTGSGAVTIGFPKSLDDIFEKKLTDVVKLPLPETDDVTLSMEGFEKIREKIKWSDVTLIGPGIARDNDTIELVRKIIRECEHNYLIDADGLFALNDHLDIVRDSKSNIILTPHFGEFASLLGIHVEELKADFYNYARDFAGEYGVVLVLKNAPTVITDGNGFYINSTGHENLGTVGTGDVLSGIISSLYSQSGNALESSIAGSYLHGFCGDILYEQTGDSSTIASDLIPLISKAKYYLSK, encoded by the coding sequence ATGAAAAATGTCTTTTTCAATAGAGACGTACTCTCCGTAGAAAAAAAGATAATGGACTCGCTAGGCATTCCTTCCATTCTTTTGATGGAAAATGCAGGCGCCAACTCAGCGAAATACATACAATCAAAATTTAAAGATAAATTAGCAGAGCCGGTAATTATCCTTACCGGAAAGGGTAATAATGCCGGAGATGGCTTTGTTATCGCAAGACACCTTGCTATTGCCGGGGTAAAAAGCCTGGTGCTACTGGTTTATCCAGCTGAAGACCTCAAGGGAGACGCAAAGATCAATCATGATGTGATCGTAAAAACTGGAAATGATCTAATAGCTATTGAAGGCTATTCGGACAATATTGACTTTAATGGAAGAGTGATAATTGATGCAATATTCGGAATAGGATTTCGCGGTGAACCTGACGCGAAAATGAAAAGTATAATAAATAAGCTAAATAGACTCGAAGAGAAAACGATTATTTCAGTAGATGTTCCGTCGGGTCTAGAAAAATATGATCAGCAAACTGAGTGTATCAAAGCTGATTGCACAATTTCAATGGGAGTGAAGAAGTTTCACAGTATGTTTTATGAGGGAAAGAATTACAGTGGCGAGATAGAAGTAGCCAACATTGGTGTTCCTGAAAGCGAGTTCAATAAATATAACGAAGCCCATATTTACGAGATTGAAAAGAGTGATATTAAGAAGATGATTCCTCACAGGAAGTCAGATTCATATAAATATTCAAACGGAAAATTATTTGTTCTTGCGGGAGCGAAGGGATATACGGGAGCCGGGTGTCTTTCTGCGGAAGCAGGGTTGCGAACGGGAAGCGGGGCTGTCACGATTGGTTTCCCCAAATCACTTGATGACATATTTGAAAAGAAACTTACCGATGTAGTAAAGCTGCCGTTACCGGAGACGGATGATGTTACGCTCTCTATGGAAGGATTTGAAAAAATAAGAGAAAAAATTAAATGGAGTGATGTTACCCTTATAGGTCCAGGCATTGCAAGGGACAATGATACTATAGAGCTAGTAAGAAAAATAATCAGAGAATGTGAACATAATTATTTAATAGATGCAGACGGGTTGTTTGCTCTTAATGATCATCTTGATATTGTTAGAGATTCTAAGTCGAACATCATATTAACGCCTCATTTCGGAGAGTTTGCTTCGCTACTGGGAATTCATGTGGAAGAATTGAAAGCAGATTTTTACAATTACGCGAGAGATTTTGCGGGAGAGTACGGTGTTGTGCTTGTTTTAAAGAACGCACCGACGGTTATAACAGACGGAAATGGTTTTTATATTAATTCAACGGGACATGAAAACCTCGGCACTGTAGGAACAGGCGATGTACTTTCCGGTATAATATCGAGTTTATATTCACAGAGCGGAAACGCTTTGGAGAGCTCTATAGCAGGAAGTTACCTGCATGGTTTCTGCGGTGATATATTGTATGAACAGACAGGAGACAGCTCGACAATAGCGAGCGACCTGATACCATTAATATCAAAAGCAAAATATTATTTATCAAAATAG
- a CDS encoding VanZ family protein: protein MLEFIKKNPFLRYHLPLILFCLALFIQSSFPAVELPKSEIFATDKIAHFSAFAVLCFLFFYSLNNQNKSVKLKKYALEFALLFTVLYGISDEIHQSFVPFRDADIFDVIADFLGALFVYIIVKIIVNRKAKSMKSGLAVLALMLLGLNGCGSVPGYDSEDEETYYGRKHILNVNLDIFVEDVEAWYDMMPVIDTTQENFRFFMKITINKLENSFIEMDPQNFFITNFRIVFPEYTIKGKKPTLEYFKASDKSIEIKVFHDLKRWYTDRTKPLPEEVEFHLDLDYGMDLLKRIKTQKVKIKKVY, encoded by the coding sequence TTGTTAGAATTCATTAAGAAAAATCCGTTTTTAAGATACCATTTACCTCTTATACTATTCTGCCTCGCATTGTTTATACAGTCTTCATTTCCGGCGGTAGAATTACCTAAGTCAGAAATATTCGCGACGGACAAGATCGCCCATTTCAGTGCTTTTGCCGTATTATGTTTTTTATTCTTTTATTCCTTAAATAATCAAAATAAAAGTGTTAAATTAAAAAAATACGCGCTAGAGTTTGCGCTGTTATTTACTGTTCTTTATGGAATAAGTGATGAAATCCATCAATCATTCGTGCCATTTAGGGACGCAGACATATTCGATGTAATTGCGGATTTTTTAGGAGCTTTGTTTGTTTACATAATTGTAAAGATTATTGTAAACAGAAAAGCAAAATCAATGAAAAGCGGATTAGCAGTTTTAGCGTTGATGCTACTGGGTCTGAATGGATGCGGTTCTGTCCCCGGGTATGATTCCGAGGATGAAGAAACCTACTATGGCAGGAAACACATTCTGAATGTGAACCTTGATATTTTTGTAGAAGATGTAGAAGCTTGGTATGATATGATGCCGGTTATAGATACAACCCAGGAGAATTTTAGGTTCTTCATGAAGATAACGATAAATAAGCTAGAGAATAGTTTTATAGAAATGGATCCGCAGAATTTTTTCATCACTAATTTTCGGATAGTTTTCCCTGAATATACAATAAAAGGGAAAAAGCCAACACTAGAGTATTTTAAGGCAAGTGACAAAAGTATAGAGATAAAAGTCTTTCATGATCTGAAACGCTGGTATACAGATAGGACAAAACCACTCCCTGAAGAGGTTGAATTTCACCTTGACCTCGATTATGGGATGGATTTATTAAAGAGGATCAAAACCCAGAAGGTAAAAATAAAAAAAGTATATTAA
- a CDS encoding NADH-quinone oxidoreductase subunit N, with product MISANDLQHSLPLLTIAFGAVVTLLIDAFSKNREVVFVFSIITVLTAMALYIPIINMNMVIYNEFLKVNNISTCFNLIILAGILMTLFASRSYLIKEDINFGEFYSLLLFSVMGMILMVQANDLLVVFLGLELMSICFYVLAGFLRKRVKSNESAMKYFLLGAFMTGFLLYGIVLIYGVTGTTKLSIIFSQSFGLMNNTVFYIGFALFMIGFFFKMGVFPFHMWIPDVYDGAPTIVSGMMSTAGKIAAVGTIVPAIVFVNVVDFKMVFTLAAILTMMFGNVIAIAQTNMKRLLAYSSIASAGYIMVGVAALNAQTIKGVTYYLVAYTFMQLGAFIVVSLIETKTADGKDYKNINIDDYKGLAKRNPMLATFLTIFLFSLAGIPPFAGFWGKYYIFKAAIESNLIWLSIIGILLSVISVYYYLRVIVYMWFRESDEPSIEEQHYKIPPLVLTSLTLALAGTFVFGVYPDLFTTLFKMI from the coding sequence ATGATCTCAGCCAACGATCTCCAGCATTCACTTCCGTTATTAACGATAGCATTCGGAGCAGTTGTTACATTATTAATAGATGCCTTTTCAAAGAATAGGGAAGTAGTATTTGTGTTTAGTATTATTACCGTCTTAACTGCAATGGCACTTTATATCCCTATTATTAATATGAACATGGTGATCTACAATGAATTCCTTAAGGTGAACAATATAAGCACATGCTTCAATTTGATCATACTCGCCGGGATACTAATGACACTATTTGCATCGAGGAGCTATCTCATAAAAGAAGACATAAATTTCGGAGAATTTTACTCCCTGCTTTTATTTTCGGTAATGGGAATGATACTCATGGTCCAGGCAAACGACCTTCTCGTAGTTTTTCTGGGTCTTGAACTAATGTCTATATGTTTTTATGTGCTGGCAGGTTTTTTGAGAAAGAGGGTTAAATCGAACGAGAGCGCGATGAAGTACTTCCTTTTGGGTGCATTCATGACAGGTTTCCTACTATATGGTATAGTATTGATCTATGGGGTTACAGGAACGACTAAACTCTCGATCATCTTTTCTCAATCCTTTGGCTTAATGAATAACACTGTTTTTTACATAGGCTTCGCGCTGTTTATGATAGGATTCTTTTTCAAAATGGGTGTTTTCCCATTTCATATGTGGATACCGGATGTATATGATGGAGCTCCAACAATTGTTTCGGGTATGATGTCAACCGCAGGCAAGATCGCAGCAGTCGGTACAATAGTACCCGCAATAGTTTTTGTAAATGTAGTCGATTTTAAAATGGTGTTTACGTTAGCCGCGATACTGACGATGATGTTTGGTAATGTTATTGCAATAGCTCAGACAAATATGAAAAGGCTTCTTGCATATTCTTCCATTGCAAGCGCAGGTTACATTATGGTAGGTGTGGCGGCACTGAATGCTCAAACCATAAAAGGTGTTACATACTATCTTGTTGCTTACACATTTATGCAGTTAGGCGCTTTCATAGTTGTTTCATTAATAGAAACAAAAACTGCCGACGGGAAGGATTACAAGAATATTAATATCGATGACTACAAAGGTCTTGCGAAGCGCAATCCAATGCTCGCCACCTTCTTAACTATATTTCTTTTCTCGCTTGCTGGCATTCCGCCCTTTGCAGGATTCTGGGGAAAGTATTACATCTTTAAAGCCGCTATCGAATCAAATCTAATTTGGCTTTCTATAATTGGTATTTTACTTAGTGTAATATCGGTTTACTACTATCTTCGTGTAATAGTATATATGTGGTTCCGTGAATCGGATGAGCCTTCGATCGAAGAACAGCATTACAAAATACCACCGCTGGTACTTACTTCGCTTACTCTTGCTCTTGCCGGTACTTTTGTATTCGGTGTATATCCCGATCTGTTTACGACATTATTTAAGATGATCTAA
- a CDS encoding DUF1207 domain-containing protein, with product MKHLLIFILLISVIPACLYSQEQNNQKNGIFLFKRDEVFKPLKASIFEARNGATKDLNDDYLKLDIGASIDVIGYKDSMKVYSAGVGFFTFSYLRSESNFKFPVDAIDYFFGVNFNYKRQLMKCLSLSTRLRISHISSHFEDGHKYPRTDTIFTPIVYSREFMNIDFMLDYYFAKKYNIRGLLGMEYLFKSIPDDFGSISGQLGGEFRYNITDWMTYYFSDEVRAVKVDTISGSYNLNNNLETGLRFGFNNTTGMSVFFTYYDGQDYKGQYYYRMTNYKGIGFTVDF from the coding sequence TTGAAACATCTTCTTATATTTATATTACTAATTTCTGTAATTCCCGCATGCCTGTATTCACAGGAGCAAAATAATCAGAAAAACGGAATATTTCTTTTTAAGAGAGACGAGGTTTTTAAACCGCTTAAAGCGAGTATATTCGAAGCACGTAATGGAGCGACCAAAGATCTGAATGATGATTATTTGAAGCTGGATATAGGAGCTTCTATCGACGTTATAGGTTATAAGGACAGTATGAAAGTTTATTCCGCTGGTGTGGGTTTTTTCACTTTTTCATATCTCCGGTCGGAATCTAATTTCAAATTCCCGGTCGATGCAATAGATTACTTTTTCGGTGTAAATTTCAACTACAAGAGGCAGTTGATGAAATGTCTTTCCTTAAGTACTCGTCTTAGGATATCTCATATATCATCTCATTTCGAAGACGGTCATAAATATCCACGGACAGATACAATATTCACCCCGATTGTTTACAGCAGGGAGTTCATGAATATCGATTTTATGCTGGATTACTATTTCGCAAAAAAGTATAATATAAGGGGGCTTCTAGGTATGGAATATTTATTCAAATCCATCCCGGATGATTTTGGTTCGATATCGGGACAGCTGGGAGGGGAGTTCAGGTACAATATAACTGACTGGATGACATATTATTTTTCAGATGAAGTAAGAGCGGTTAAAGTGGATACAATAAGCGGATCATATAACCTGAACAACAATCTAGAGACCGGATTGAGATTCGGATTTAATAATACAACAGGGATGAGCGTATTTTTTACTTATTATGACGGTCAGGATTACAAAGGTCAGTATTATTACAGAATGACAAATTATAAAGGAATCGGGTTTACAGTAGATTTTTAA
- a CDS encoding NHL repeat-containing protein produces the protein MIFALALNILLGVSDTAYSVEKELDMFTHAVSMTTDGKGFIYVLDKDQNQIYKLDSNLNVVKVAGGKGWNQVQFDAPTFIDGSSGLDIIVSDPNNYRIQRLDLNLAFISQLKTDQPTFLEQYQFKTPISTTVVNASDLYVVDGDNKRVVVFPRGADPNNAFGGFNSPKGKVVDPAKISKDGNNMIYVLDKGNSSIKVYDNFGSYQKDIHPDKILSFSIYGNTLFIFDGKTVVTYDINKGSFAGSMIQIIEEEGRDFTDFLVYNNNKYLLLEKNKVSLLINKN, from the coding sequence ATGATATTTGCGCTGGCATTAAATATATTACTTGGTGTTTCCGATACTGCTTATTCGGTCGAGAAGGAGCTCGATATGTTTACGCATGCTGTTTCAATGACTACGGATGGTAAGGGATTCATTTATGTTCTGGACAAAGACCAAAACCAGATATATAAGCTTGATTCTAATCTCAATGTCGTGAAAGTTGCCGGCGGTAAGGGCTGGAACCAGGTGCAGTTCGATGCGCCGACATTTATAGACGGTTCATCCGGGCTCGATATAATCGTGTCCGACCCAAACAATTATAGGATACAGAGACTCGACTTAAACCTTGCGTTTATTTCACAGCTTAAAACAGATCAGCCTACATTTTTAGAGCAGTACCAGTTTAAGACTCCCATATCTACGACAGTAGTAAATGCGTCCGATCTTTATGTAGTGGACGGAGACAATAAAAGGGTTGTAGTATTTCCCAGAGGAGCAGACCCTAATAATGCCTTCGGAGGATTTAATTCACCAAAAGGAAAAGTAGTAGATCCGGCGAAGATCAGCAAGGACGGGAATAATATGATATATGTGCTGGACAAAGGGAACAGTTCAATCAAAGTATACGATAATTTTGGTTCATACCAAAAGGATATTCATCCGGATAAGATATTGTCGTTTTCCATTTACGGCAACACGCTTTTTATATTTGACGGAAAGACGGTCGTCACTTATGATATAAATAAAGGCTCATTTGCTGGAAGTATGATACAGATCATTGAAGAAGAGGGCAGGGATTTCACAGATTTTTTGGTCTATAATAATAATAAGTATTTATTATTAGAAAAAAATAAAGTAAGTTTATTGATTAATAAAAATTAA
- a CDS encoding single-stranded DNA-binding protein, with protein MARGLNKVLLIGHLGKDPELRYTPNGTAVCNFSLATTESYKADDGNWVDKTEWHNIVAWRKLAETCSNYLKKGSKIYAEGKITTESYEKDGGDKRYITKVVLNSMIMLDAKGSSGGSQSSSSGSEESAPVTEDGDDDLPF; from the coding sequence ATGGCAAGAGGTTTAAATAAAGTTTTACTTATAGGGCACCTTGGAAAAGATCCGGAACTGCGTTATACACCAAATGGTACGGCTGTATGTAATTTTTCACTTGCAACCACCGAATCGTATAAGGCGGATGACGGTAACTGGGTAGATAAAACCGAGTGGCATAATATTGTAGCCTGGAGAAAACTTGCCGAAACATGTTCGAACTATCTAAAGAAGGGCAGTAAGATATATGCTGAGGGAAAAATAACGACAGAGAGTTATGAAAAGGACGGGGGAGACAAAAGATATATTACAAAGGTAGTTTTAAATTCTATGATAATGCTGGATGCAAAAGGCAGTTCGGGAGGTTCACAATCAAGCAGTTCCGGTTCAGAGGAATCGGCTCCAGTCACCGAAGATGGTGATGACGATCTGCCATTCTAG